In one window of Plasmodium cynomolgi strain B DNA, chromosome 13, whole genome shotgun sequence DNA:
- a CDS encoding 60S ribosomal protein L14 (partial;~putative) encodes XXXXXXXXXXXXXXXXXXXXXXXXXXXXXXXXXXXXXXXXXLCFVVDIVTLTRVIVDGAFITGVPRMVIPLKRLKLLKERIKINKNCKTGFLQKTIKSTNILGEFKKSNLGKKLTIKKKRDLATDYERFQIYHAKRELKKKMNLLMSKKESSSKGDKKKKAKKVKKAGKK; translated from the exons NNNNNNNNNNNNNNNNNNNNNNNNNNNNNNNNNNNNNNNNNNNNNNNNNNNNNNNNNNNNNNNNNNNNNNNNNNNNNNNNNNNNNNNNNNNNNNNNNNNNNNNNNNNNNNNNNNNNNNNNNNN CTCTGCTTCGTTGTGGACATCGTGACGCTGACCCGAGTCATTGTCGATGGAGCCTTCATCACagg AGTACCCCGAATGGTCATACCCCTGAAGAGACTGAAACTCTTAAAAGAAAGaatcaaaattaataaaaattgcaaaacaggatttctccaaaaaactataaaaagtacaaatattttaggagagtttaaaaaatccaatttgggaaaaaagttgacgattaaaaaaaagagagactTAGCCACCGACTATGAACGCTTCCAGATTTATCACGCCAAGAgagaactgaaaaaaaaaatgaacctcCTGATGAGCAAGAAGGAGAGTAGCAGTAAGGGagacaagaagaagaaggccaaGAAGGTTAAGAAGGCGGGGAAGAAGTAG